One part of the Xiphophorus hellerii strain 12219 chromosome 17, Xiphophorus_hellerii-4.1, whole genome shotgun sequence genome encodes these proteins:
- the kics2 gene encoding KICSTOR subunit 2 — protein MAEVEELRPVPRERAILESFFAQLGMFSFDRAKDYVEKEKDSSRSSGAIWGSLLAALAHLAAAEKVYHNLTFLGQKLGGQSFFSRKDSIRTIYTSLYNELRKVVTMGRHSQPAASSSSYSSSLEDLLSHLSEQLCHFTQARMEMADLYEKLHSLGAQKSVNSEELVSALEAALHKYRNKFHHPILARVEEGFQTEVDVVTQLLRCQAQVSEWHFLPALLSLHGAHAKLTAWAQLFQRQKETRKNLFGGQSQKAVQPPHLYVWLQRFHATLLAKFSFYFHEALSRQTAPGDMRTLTARAAPDFYGKISAFIRKHDASNVSLVFDNRGSESFQGHGYHHPHSYREAPKGVEQFPAVVSLPSGERPLTHWPNVIMMMSDRAAELNTLDKVVQFYDDKVQSTYYLTRPEPHFTLVVIFDGRKSEKDQHITSFLQEISGSLRNCKPFSILKPGSKG, from the exons ATGgcggaggtggaggagctgcgGCCCGTCCCGCGGGAAAGAGCCATCCTGGAGAGCTTCTTCGCTCAGCTCGGGATGTTCTCCTTCGACCGGGCCAAGGACTACgtggagaaggagaaggacaGCAGCCGGAGCTCCGGTGCCATCTGGGGCTCCCTGCTGGCAGCGCTGGCTCACCTGGCGGCCGCGGAGAAGGTGTACCACAACCTGACGTTCCTGGGCCAGAAGCTGG GCGGCCAGTCGTTCTTCAGCCGGAAAGACTCCATCCGCACCATCTACACGTCGCTGTACAACGAGCTCAGAAAGGTGGTGACCATGGGGCGGCACAGCCAACCCGCCGCCTCCTCTTCATCCTACTCCTCCTCCCTGGAGGACCTCCTGTCCCACCTGTCGGAGCAGCTCTGCCACTTCACCCAGGCCCGCATGGAGATGGCCGACCTGTACGAGAAGCTGCACTCGCTGGGCGCCCAGAAGAGCGTGAACTCAGAGGAGCTGGTGTCCGCGCTGGAGGCCGCGCTGCACAAATACAGAAACAA GTTCCACCACCCGATCCTGGCCCGGGTGGAGGAGGGCTTCCAGACGGAGGTGGACGTGGTGACCCAGCTGCTGCGCTGCCAGGCCCAGGTGTCCGAGTGGCACTTCCTGCCCGCACTGCTCAGCCTCCACGGCGCCCACGCCAAGCTCACGGCCTGGGCCCAGCTCTTCCAGCGCCAGAAGGAGACCCGGAAGAACCTGTTCGGCGGCCAGTCCCAGAAGGCCGTGCAGCCGCCGCACCTGTACGTGTGGCTGCAGCGCTTCCACGCCACGCTGCTCGCCAAGTTCAGCTTCTACTTCCACGAGGCTCTGAGCCGGCAGACGGCGCCGGGCGACATGAGGACGCTGACGGCCCGCGCCGCGCCGGACTTCTACGGTAAGATCTCCGCCTTCATCCGGAAGCACGACGCCAGCAACGTGTCGCTGGTGTTCGACAACCGCGGCTCGGAGAGCTTCCAGGGCCACGGCTACCACCACCCACACTCGTACCGCGAGGCGCCCAAAGGGGTGGAGCAGTTCCCGGCGGTGGTGTCGCTGCCGTCCGGCGAGCGGCCGCTCACCCACTGGCCCAACgtcatcatgatgatgagcgaCCGCGCCGCCGAGCTCAACACTCTCGACAAGGTGGTGCAGTTCTACGACGACAAGGTCCAGAGCACCTACTACCTGACCCGGCCCGAGCCACACTTCACCCTGGTGGTCATCTTCGACGGCAGGAAGTCGGAGAAGGACCAGCACATTACTTCCTTCCTGCAGGAGATCTCCGGGTCGCTGCGGAACTGCAAACCGTTCAGCATCCTGAAGCCGGGATCCAAGGGGtga